A region from the Coffea eugenioides isolate CCC68of chromosome 9, Ceug_1.0, whole genome shotgun sequence genome encodes:
- the LOC113783449 gene encoding sterol 3-beta-glucosyltransferase UGT80A2-like: MAESSDNHYGPAAESSSSGEVDVDHEVEIVEENGKASSNVNASPRYKDSIGDHSLSSAGSTAKNLPGQNLASIGDSAVENVNPTSGQLSRATKLGKNNGLGFLALKLFDERFPLKKKLKLLNRFASVQDDGTVQFEVPGNVKPQALDLGTGVMYDGSRVEESTGAGDIQDLPPLQIVMLIVGTRGDVQPFVAIGKRLQEDGHRVRLASHSNFKEFVLAAGLEFYPLGGDPKVLAGYMVKNKGFLPSGPSEIHIQRNQIKEIIFSLLPACMDHDPETKVPFNPDAIIANPPAYGHTHVAEALKVPLHIIFTMPWTPTSEFPHPLSRVKQSVGYRLSYQVVDGLIWLGIRDVINDFRKKKLKLRPVTYLRGSYSSPLDVPYAYIWSPDLVPKPKDWGPKIDVVGFCFLDLASNYVPPDSLVKWLDDGEKPIYIGFGSLPVQEPEKMTEIIVQALEMTGQRGIINKGWGGLGNLKEPKDFVYLLDNCPHDWLFVRCAAVVHHGGAGTTAAGLKAACPTTVVPFFGDQPFWGDRVHARGVGPAPIPVDEFSLEKLVAAINFMLDPMVKQRAVELAKAMENEDGVTGAVKAFYKHFPRRKLEAEPEEPRKSNLFSLRGCFGYSKSIR, translated from the exons ATGGCAGAATCATCAGACAATCACTATGGCCCTGCTGCGGAGAGTAGTAGTTCAGGGGAAGTTGACGTGGACCATGAAGTGGAAATtgttgaagaaaatggaaaagctAGCAGCAATGTAAATGCATCACCCCGGTACAAGGATAGCATTGGCGATCATTCTTTGAGTTCCGCAG GATCCACTGCCAAGAATTTGCCTGGGCAGAATCTTGCATCTATTGGAGACTCAGCAGTGGAAAATGTTAACCCTACTTCCGGTCAACTTAGCCGAGCTACAAAGCTTGGAAAGAATAATGGTCTTGGATTTTTGGCCTTGAAGCTTTTTGATGAAAGATTTCCACTAAAGAAAAAG CTCAAGTTGCTGAACCGATTTGCATCTGTTCAAGATGATGGAACCGTGCAATTTGAAGTTCCTGGAAACGTTAAACCCCAAGCTCTTGATTTAGGTACTGGAGTTATGTATGATGGATCTAGAGTGGAAGAATCTACCGGTGCAGGAGATATACAAGACCTACCTCCATTGCAAATTGTTATGCTTATAGTTGGGACACGTGGAGATGTACAACCCTTTGTTGCCATTGGGAAACGTTTACAG GAGGATGGCCATAGAGTGAGACTAGCAAGCCATTCTAATTTTAAAGAGTTTGTTTTGGCTGCTGGATTGGAGTTTTACCCTCTTGGTGGAGATCCAAAAGTTCTTGCTGGTT ACATGGTGAAGAACAAAGGATTCTTGCCTTCTGGGCCTTCTGAAATTCATATTCAGCGAAATCAAATTAAAGAAATTATATTCTCTTTACTTCCTGCATGCATGGATCATGATCCAGAAACAAAAGTTCCATTCAATCCAGATGCTATAATTGCAAATCCCCCTGCTTACG GACATACGCATGTTGCAGAGGCACTAAAAGTACCACTTCATATAATTTTCACAATGCCTTGGAC GCCAACTAGTGAGTTTCCACATCCTCTATCTCGTGTGAAGCAATCAGTTGGATATAGA CTATCATATCAGGTTGTTGATGGACTAATATGGCTTGGGATACGGGATGTGATAAATGAttttagaaagaaaaaactGAAGCTAAGGCCTGTCACATACTTAAGGGGTTCTTACAGTTCACCGCTTGATGTGCCTTATGCATAtatttggagtccagatctcgTCCCAAAACCAAAAG ATTGGGGACCCAAAATTGATGTAGTTGGCTTTTGTTTCCTAGACCTTGCATCAAATTATGTTCCACCTGATTCACTTGTAAAATGGCTTGACGATGGTGAAAAGCCTATTTATATTGGCTTTGGCAGTCTT CCTGTACAAGAACCAGAAAAAATGACTGAGATAATTGTTCAAGCTTTGGAAATGACAGGACAAAGAGGCATCATCAACAAAGGCTGGGGTGGTCTTGGAAACT TGAAAGAACCAAAAGACTTCGTGTACTTGTTGGACAATTGCCCTCATGATTGGTTGTTTGTAAGATGCGCAGCTGTG GTGCATCATGGAGGGGCAGGAACAACAGCAGCTGGTCTTAAAGCTGCG TGCCCCACAACTGTTGTACCATTCTTTGGAGACCAACCATTTTGGGGAGACCGTGTTCATGCCAGGGGTGTTGGTCCTGCACCCATTCCTGTGGATGAGTTTTCACTTGAAAAGTTAGTTGCTGCAATCAATTTCATGCTGGATCCAATG